Proteins from a genomic interval of Methanoplanus endosymbiosus:
- a CDS encoding YciI family protein produces the protein MFVVLLKYIKGLEEIDSYLPAHRDYLAEQYDNGNFIISGRQIPRTGGIIFANVCSRDELEEIIERDPFKINNIADYEFIEFEPTMSCEELEWVL, from the coding sequence ATGTTTGTAGTATTACTGAAATACATCAAAGGACTGGAGGAGATTGACAGTTATCTTCCGGCACACAGGGATTATCTGGCGGAACAATATGATAACGGAAATTTCATAATTTCCGGAAGACAAATCCCCCGCACCGGCGGTATCATATTTGCAAATGTGTGCAGCAGGGATGAACTTGAAGAAATAATTGAAAGAGATCCCTTTAAGATTAACAACATTGCTGATTATGAATTCATTGAATTTGAACCGACAATGTCATGTGAAGAACTTGAATGGGTTCTCTGA
- a CDS encoding NAD(P)/FAD-dependent oxidoreductase, translated as MNNNFIFDTIIIGGGPAGLFCAAKINGEKDIDENSGKKILILEKKKLCGRKLLITGTGQCNITNTEEIKKFPAHYGGNGNFLKPSFSSFSNTDLISYFQNRGLPLVTDKNGKIFPESKKAADVLDLLIRECEKGGVRINTDDTVIRTEYLNNKLPGDPGLSGENISEEGCSDRTFVIHTENNRYECRNLVVATGGMTYPATGSAGDGYRFAKGFGHTVISPSPALAAVYTRNSELSELSGISFEDVKVSLFRDNNKISEQSGDLLITHKGFSGPCVLHLSRHIVPGDHLRISFISGKNPEIFRQEITAEIEGNSTKMIRKVLSEFGLPDRFVRKYLDISEISEDLTCAHLNKKMRNRIISGLLGYEVRVDSLSGLNEAMVTKGGVDLKEINRKTMESKIISGLYFIGEVLDIDGDTGGYNLQAAFSTAFAAARAVSSKKIG; from the coding sequence ATGAATAATAATTTTATATTTGATACAATAATCATCGGCGGAGGACCTGCCGGGCTTTTCTGTGCTGCTAAAATAAACGGTGAAAAAGATATAGACGAAAATTCCGGAAAAAAAATTCTCATTTTAGAGAAGAAAAAACTCTGCGGGAGAAAACTCTTAATTACCGGCACAGGGCAGTGCAATATCACCAATACAGAGGAGATCAAAAAATTTCCGGCCCATTATGGCGGCAATGGTAATTTTTTAAAACCATCGTTTTCTTCCTTTTCAAATACTGACCTAATCAGTTATTTTCAGAACAGAGGGCTGCCACTGGTGACAGATAAAAACGGCAAGATCTTTCCGGAATCGAAAAAAGCCGCAGATGTCCTTGATCTGTTAATACGTGAATGTGAAAAGGGAGGAGTCCGGATAAACACTGATGACACTGTGATCAGAACTGAATATCTGAACAATAAACTGCCCGGAGATCCGGGTTTGTCAGGTGAAAATATCTCAGAGGAAGGTTGTTCAGACCGGACATTTGTCATTCATACGGAGAATAACAGATATGAGTGCAGAAATCTGGTTGTCGCAACCGGAGGGATGACCTATCCGGCAACAGGTTCAGCGGGTGACGGGTACAGGTTTGCCAAAGGGTTTGGTCATACTGTTATCAGTCCGTCACCTGCACTTGCTGCTGTTTATACCCGGAATTCTGAGCTATCTGAATTGTCCGGGATTTCCTTTGAGGATGTTAAAGTCTCTTTATTCAGGGATAATAATAAGATTTCAGAGCAGTCCGGAGATCTGCTGATTACCCATAAGGGATTTTCAGGGCCTTGCGTTCTTCATTTATCAAGGCATATTGTCCCCGGAGATCATCTTAGGATATCCTTCATATCCGGAAAAAACCCTGAAATTTTCAGGCAGGAGATAACTGCTGAAATTGAAGGTAACAGTACAAAAATGATCAGAAAGGTTCTTTCTGAATTTGGCCTTCCTGACAGATTTGTAAGAAAATATCTTGATATTTCAGAAATTTCCGAAGATCTTACCTGTGCCCACCTGAATAAGAAGATGAGAAACAGAATTATATCCGGACTTCTGGGTTATGAAGTCAGGGTGGATTCTCTCTCAGGCTTAAATGAGGCGATGGTGACAAAGGGCGGCGTTGATCTAAAGGAGATCAACCGTAAGACGATGGAATCAAAGATAATCTCCGGACTGTATTTTATCGGTGAAGTGCTTGACATTGACGGGGATACCGGCGGTTATAATCTTCAGGCTGCATTTTCAACGGCTTTTGCTGCTGCGAGGGCTGTCAGTTCCAAAAAAATTGGCTGA
- a CDS encoding TrmB family transcriptional regulator produces MKNKVIETLKTLGLTEYESKAYVSIVGLGISSAREIHENSGVPLGRIYSVLKSLADKGFIDVQEGNPAFYSSSDPSMILNSFRMGINKDIDDSIKYLGDLHFDTKPISPFWTIRSEWSIKNRLKSLILNANKEIIFIVEDFNTFRWAQKDVVKAKKRLNIEIYADNKSDFEGTGLRVSEYSESWRKFTREFDLKLEEIGDRRPGFSGQAMKDKLVMIIDESTAFAIYSTEDEVFGTVIMMPALVYMLKVNIKFLEDDVT; encoded by the coding sequence ATGAAAAATAAGGTTATTGAAACCCTGAAAACGCTTGGACTGACTGAGTATGAATCAAAAGCCTATGTTTCTATTGTCGGCCTTGGCATATCTTCTGCAAGGGAGATACATGAAAACAGCGGAGTTCCCCTTGGCAGAATATATTCTGTGTTAAAGTCTCTTGCTGATAAAGGTTTTATTGATGTTCAGGAAGGAAATCCTGCATTTTATTCATCATCTGATCCATCAATGATTTTAAACTCATTCCGTATGGGAATAAATAAAGATATTGATGATTCAATAAAATATCTTGGTGATCTTCATTTTGATACAAAGCCCATCTCTCCTTTCTGGACCATACGCAGTGAATGGTCGATAAAGAACCGGCTTAAATCCTTAATTTTGAATGCCAATAAAGAGATTATATTCATTGTTGAAGATTTTAATACTTTCAGATGGGCACAGAAAGATGTTGTAAAAGCAAAGAAAAGGCTTAATATTGAGATCTATGCAGATAATAAATCAGATTTTGAAGGGACCGGATTAAGGGTATCGGAATATTCGGAGAGCTGGCGAAAATTTACCCGTGAGTTTGATTTAAAATTAGAGGAGATTGGGGACAGGCGGCCGGGATTTTCAGGACAGGCAATGAAGGATAAGCTGGTTATGATCATTGATGAGTCAACTGCTTTTGCGATATATTCCACTGAGGATGAGGTATTTGGCACTGTGATTATGATGCCTGCACTGGTTTATATGCTTAAAGTTAATATTAAATTCTTAGAGGATGATGTAACCTGA
- a CDS encoding efflux RND transporter permease subunit has protein sequence MKSPFEYIANLINKHPYVVAGIVIGVLLFAMYGATLTTMETGTETYLDTEKPVGSLLIHYENEFGSDTIILIIEGDDVTSPQVVGYIDDLETDIEDEQYIDSVTGLPDLLRLGNNGELPDSIGETREVIDALPEDYVSAILPSDMMTLVSIPLEAGSPEEASEALVKTVNTLIKFSEPPAGITVTVSGSPSFTVEMKEDMQKNMGTLIGLAMLLMIVAMALLFGHVRYRMLPVFVVFCGIILTFGFMGLAGIGLSSIVVAAFPVLIGIGIDYAIQFHSRFDEEIRRVPIKEAVFTTITSSGPAILLAMVATALGFIALSALAPAPMVADFGTICIIGIVCCYLCAMIIVPLFALIMNYTPKESGNRLDEAESCQFDWKGCDHNPVNSHAVSKGSMMERYDKFLGKVAVKIAKNPVPIIVVLLMFAVIGFQLDGNVIIDTDEDSMVPQGMPAKVSMDKLGSVIGSTSTITTFIKADSVKDIDTIKWIDGFSDYALEKQSDLTGATSIATYLRAYNDGELPTDKQTLNEVWDKIPESYIENYINGNTEAVIQFSMEDISIPATQSLIEDMQKDLDWYTMHPGMSAEYTGQMVMFTDLINGIKDTKNPMTYLGFVLILIFLLLVYRNFSAISPLVPIVMIVGWNGLIMYSFGLNYSLLTATLGAMTIGIASEYTILIMERYQEEKAKGEDMLTAIQTSIQKIGTAVSVSGLTTAFGFSALLLSTSPIIQNFGTVTVLTVGFSLIGGIVVMPAVISLFERFAGDVHNPDENKSQSQKKSDFLD, from the coding sequence TTGAAATCACCATTTGAATACATAGCCAATTTGATAAATAAACACCCGTATGTCGTTGCCGGAATTGTGATAGGAGTTCTCCTCTTTGCAATGTATGGTGCCACCCTGACAACAATGGAGACAGGGACTGAGACATATCTGGACACTGAAAAACCTGTCGGATCCCTGCTTATACACTATGAAAACGAGTTCGGATCAGATACGATAATTCTGATAATTGAAGGAGATGATGTAACCAGCCCGCAGGTTGTCGGATATATTGATGATCTGGAAACAGACATAGAAGACGAGCAGTATATCGACAGTGTCACCGGACTTCCCGACCTTTTAAGGCTTGGGAACAATGGAGAACTTCCGGATTCCATAGGTGAGACCAGAGAGGTAATAGATGCGTTACCTGAGGATTATGTAAGCGCCATTCTCCCGTCAGATATGATGACACTTGTCAGCATCCCTCTTGAGGCAGGATCACCCGAAGAAGCCTCGGAAGCCCTTGTTAAAACCGTTAATACCCTGATTAAGTTCTCCGAGCCTCCCGCAGGAATTACTGTAACAGTCTCCGGCAGTCCATCCTTTACTGTCGAGATGAAGGAAGATATGCAGAAGAATATGGGAACCCTCATAGGACTTGCAATGCTGCTGATGATTGTTGCAATGGCTCTTCTGTTTGGCCATGTCAGGTACAGGATGCTCCCTGTATTTGTGGTATTCTGCGGAATAATTCTTACATTCGGATTCATGGGCCTTGCAGGAATCGGCCTCAGCTCAATAGTAGTAGCTGCGTTTCCGGTGCTGATAGGAATAGGAATTGATTACGCCATTCAGTTCCATTCGAGATTTGACGAGGAGATACGGCGTGTGCCGATAAAAGAGGCGGTATTTACAACGATTACAAGTTCAGGCCCGGCCATTCTCCTTGCAATGGTTGCAACTGCCCTTGGATTTATTGCACTCTCAGCACTTGCTCCGGCACCAATGGTTGCTGACTTTGGGACAATCTGTATCATCGGGATTGTATGCTGTTACCTCTGTGCAATGATAATTGTCCCGCTCTTCGCCCTTATAATGAATTATACTCCTAAGGAGAGTGGGAACAGACTTGACGAAGCAGAAAGCTGCCAGTTTGACTGGAAAGGCTGCGACCACAATCCTGTCAATTCGCATGCCGTTTCCAAAGGCTCCATGATGGAGAGGTATGACAAATTCCTGGGCAAAGTGGCAGTTAAGATTGCCAAAAACCCGGTACCAATTATAGTAGTGCTGCTTATGTTTGCAGTGATCGGCTTTCAGCTTGACGGAAATGTCATCATTGATACCGATGAAGATTCAATGGTTCCACAGGGTATGCCTGCCAAAGTATCAATGGACAAACTTGGAAGTGTCATAGGATCAACGAGCACCATTACCACATTTATAAAGGCGGATTCTGTAAAGGATATTGACACTATAAAATGGATTGACGGATTCAGTGATTATGCCCTTGAGAAGCAGAGCGATCTGACAGGTGCAACAAGCATTGCAACATATCTGAGAGCGTACAATGACGGAGAACTTCCGACTGACAAACAGACCTTAAATGAAGTATGGGACAAAATTCCGGAGAGCTACATTGAGAATTATATCAATGGCAATACAGAAGCTGTAATCCAGTTCAGTATGGAGGACATCTCAATTCCGGCAACACAGTCGCTGATTGAGGATATGCAGAAAGATCTCGACTGGTACACGATGCATCCCGGAATGAGTGCGGAATATACCGGACAGATGGTGATGTTTACTGACCTTATCAATGGAATAAAAGATACCAAAAATCCGATGACATATCTCGGATTTGTACTGATTCTGATATTCCTGCTGCTTGTGTACCGGAATTTTTCAGCAATATCACCTCTTGTTCCTATTGTCATGATTGTCGGATGGAATGGCCTGATTATGTATTCATTCGGCCTTAACTACTCGCTGCTGACAGCAACGCTTGGTGCGATGACAATCGGAATTGCATCCGAATATACCATTCTTATAATGGAGCGTTATCAGGAGGAGAAGGCAAAAGGTGAGGATATGCTCACTGCTATTCAGACCTCAATACAGAAGATAGGAACTGCCGTATCGGTCTCCGGGCTGACAACAGCCTTTGGTTTTTCAGCCCTTCTGCTCTCCACATCACCGATAATTCAGAATTTCGGAACTGTCACAGTGCTGACAGTAGGATTTTCACTGATAGGTGGTATTGTGGTTATGCCGGCAGTAATTTCACTATTTGAAAGATTTGCCGGAGATGTCCATAATCCGGATGAAAATAAGAGCCAGAGTCAAAAAAAGTCTGATTTTCTGGACTGA
- a CDS encoding ammonium transporter, whose product MECNEIMINSGFVLICTAMVMLMTPGVGLFYAGLVRKKNLISMLTLSFISFALVTIQWVVIGYSLAFGPDVGGIIGSFDYFMLNGVGFNGEPIPDILFMAFQLVFAAITLAIITSAVAERIKLSSFIIFGLLWTTLIYDPLVHWVWGGGWLSQLGVLDFAGGITVHIGAGFGALALAFVIGNRLGFGDHTMEPHNITLTLIGGALLWFGWFGFNAGSALAVNEIAINAFIVTNISASAGALAWLGASWINGKPGSMGMISGAVAGLGAVTPAAGYVGPVSAIFIGIVSSMLCYGALLFRMDKGWDESLDAWAIHGVGGLWGTIALGIFAVPAIGGIAGVISGGYEQLGIQIFGAVVTVIFAFAGTYILAKIIDRIYGLRVSEEEEYVGLDISQHGEATINS is encoded by the coding sequence ATGGAATGTAACGAAATAATGATCAATTCCGGATTTGTACTGATATGTACAGCTATGGTAATGCTGATGACACCGGGAGTCGGTCTCTTTTATGCCGGACTTGTCAGAAAAAAGAATTTAATCTCAATGCTGACGCTTTCATTCATCTCTTTTGCTCTTGTAACCATTCAGTGGGTTGTAATCGGCTACAGTCTTGCATTTGGCCCTGATGTCGGCGGAATTATTGGCAGTTTTGATTATTTCATGCTCAATGGTGTCGGATTTAACGGAGAACCGATCCCTGACATCCTGTTTATGGCTTTTCAGCTTGTTTTTGCGGCAATAACACTTGCAATTATTACCTCAGCAGTTGCTGAAAGGATAAAGTTAAGCTCTTTTATTATATTCGGCCTGTTATGGACGACACTCATCTATGATCCACTTGTTCACTGGGTATGGGGTGGCGGATGGCTGTCACAATTAGGCGTTCTGGATTTCGCAGGCGGAATTACGGTGCATATAGGCGCAGGATTCGGAGCGCTCGCTCTTGCATTTGTAATAGGTAACAGACTTGGATTTGGTGACCACACCATGGAGCCGCATAACATCACATTAACCCTGATCGGCGGTGCGCTGTTGTGGTTCGGATGGTTTGGATTTAATGCCGGAAGTGCACTTGCAGTAAATGAGATTGCCATCAATGCCTTCATTGTGACAAATATCTCTGCCTCTGCCGGCGCTCTTGCATGGCTTGGTGCATCCTGGATAAACGGCAAACCGGGTTCAATGGGTATGATTTCAGGTGCAGTTGCCGGTCTTGGCGCAGTAACTCCTGCTGCCGGTTATGTAGGGCCGGTATCTGCCATATTTATAGGCATTGTATCAAGCATGTTATGCTATGGGGCACTTCTCTTCAGGATGGATAAAGGATGGGATGAGTCACTCGATGCCTGGGCAATTCACGGAGTCGGAGGTCTGTGGGGAACCATTGCCCTTGGAATATTTGCGGTTCCGGCGATTGGCGGAATAGCCGGAGTGATCTCCGGAGGATATGAACAACTGGGGATTCAGATCTTTGGTGCAGTCGTGACTGTAATATTCGCCTTCGCAGGAACTTACATTCTGGCAAAAATTATCGACAGAATATACGGCTTAAGAGTTAGTGAAGAAGAAGAGTATGTGGGACTTGACATCTCGCAGCATGGTGAAGCAACCATTAACTCCTGA
- a CDS encoding AEC family transporter gives MNFLTIIDSIVILFMLMGVGYAAYKSGIITRDGAHGLSSFLVNITLPSLIIVSMQIPLSDETFGRTMEMFAIAVIYYILSFAFAFTVPKYLTESDLEKGVYSFMLVFSNLGFMGIPVTAAIFGSEAVFYTSLVMLPFGILAFSVGILMLRPDMGKYFDPKLFLNSGIIASFIGLLFFFTGFQIPAPFIDVLEILGSLTTPLAMVVTGSLLATMPAASMFKDLRIYAMSLFRLIIIPAVLYLILVPFVSDRLLLGIIVILAGMPVAANAVLLAEEYNVDSTAASKGVFISTLLCIFTIPLMAYFLL, from the coding sequence ATGAATTTCCTGACAATAATTGACAGTATTGTAATTCTCTTTATGCTGATGGGCGTTGGATATGCAGCGTATAAGTCCGGAATTATAACCCGTGACGGTGCACACGGACTTTCATCATTTCTCGTAAATATCACACTTCCGTCACTTATTATTGTCTCAATGCAGATACCGCTGAGCGATGAAACTTTTGGAAGGACAATGGAGATGTTTGCAATTGCAGTCATCTATTATATTCTCTCATTTGCATTTGCATTTACAGTTCCGAAATACCTCACAGAGAGTGACCTTGAAAAAGGAGTGTACAGTTTCATGCTGGTATTTTCAAACCTCGGATTTATGGGCATCCCTGTAACGGCGGCAATATTTGGCAGTGAAGCAGTATTTTACACATCACTTGTCATGCTTCCGTTTGGGATACTGGCCTTCTCAGTCGGAATTTTGATGTTAAGACCGGATATGGGGAAGTATTTCGATCCTAAACTCTTCTTAAACTCCGGCATTATTGCATCCTTTATAGGTCTGCTCTTCTTCTTCACCGGATTTCAGATCCCGGCCCCTTTTATTGATGTTCTTGAGATACTTGGATCACTGACAACTCCCCTGGCAATGGTAGTAACAGGATCACTGCTGGCCACCATGCCGGCAGCCTCCATGTTTAAGGATCTCAGAATTTATGCAATGTCATTATTCCGGCTGATAATAATCCCGGCAGTCCTTTATCTGATACTGGTTCCGTTTGTATCCGACAGACTGCTTCTCGGTATTATTGTAATTCTTGCAGGTATGCCTGTTGCGGCAAATGCAGTACTGCTGGCAGAGGAGTACAATGTAGATTCAACTGCCGCTTCAAAAGGTGTTTTTATCTCAACACTGCTCTGTATTTTTACAATTCCTCTTATGGCATATTTCCTGCTTTAG
- a CDS encoding S8 family serine peptidase produces MDKNPASKRTIQKAASSVIVYGILMCLLLVPASVSAADDIIGFPDESGDNSTEIKPDSIIVMMNPDTPVKLMSGSYAVKDASTINESVNSGQDSESLITDENIIRDYSDAGIPGLKVVKILENSSLNETLHAYSSSPDVLYAEPNYIRYAHDMPDDPYFGLLWGLENTGQYVNGVSGTSGADIDALNAWNITTGSDDVVIAVIDTGVLLTHPDLSENIWTNPGEIIDGIDNDNNGYIDDIHGWDFCSNDNDPTDENSHGSHCAGIIAGVGNNSVGITGVMWNAKIMPLRFLDERGSGDTSDAIEAIIYARNNGADIISNSWGGGGYSVTLKDAIEDFAGPAICSAGNDYGHNTDILPNYPASYDLDNIIAVAATDSDDDLAYFSNYGPVSVDVAAPGVNIYSTVTGSSYAYKRGTSMAAPYVSGLAGLVLALNSTLSATEVKDLIIDNVDPIPSLSSVTVSGGRINAFKTLSAVIAPSELPKANFTANMTEGDLPLSVSFTDLSAGEPDVWLWDFGDNTTSADRDPMKVFDKPGIYSVSLTVANSEGADNLTKTDYINVTGKNTQIAYLIMPSGNIEPSGSGIFSVHAGNISDAAGLSFEIVYDPSVIYVENITLNSTVADADFTVNITDGKAVADLALTTPFTSGNETELFCINISAAGEYRSNTTLNCQNATYTDDSGSSYSIAVTDGIISITIKGDFNGNGFVDIGDVSRVAYMVAGKIPEDMTADFNGNGEVDIGDAAKIAYYFVCMISNI; encoded by the coding sequence ATGGATAAAAATCCGGCATCAAAACGAACTATTCAGAAAGCAGCTTCATCAGTAATAGTGTACGGTATATTAATGTGCCTGTTATTAGTTCCGGCATCAGTCAGTGCAGCTGATGACATCATAGGATTTCCGGATGAATCAGGAGATAATTCCACCGAGATTAAACCGGATTCAATAATAGTTATGATGAATCCGGATACACCTGTAAAATTAATGTCCGGAAGTTATGCTGTAAAAGATGCCAGTACAATTAATGAATCAGTTAATTCCGGCCAGGATTCAGAATCTCTGATTACAGATGAAAATATCATCAGAGACTATTCAGATGCCGGTATTCCCGGACTTAAAGTAGTTAAAATTCTGGAAAACTCATCTCTGAATGAAACTCTGCACGCTTACAGCAGCAGCCCGGATGTACTGTACGCAGAACCGAATTACATCCGTTATGCCCACGATATGCCGGATGATCCATATTTTGGGCTACTCTGGGGACTTGAAAATACCGGGCAGTATGTAAACGGAGTGTCAGGCACTTCCGGTGCAGATATTGATGCCTTAAATGCCTGGAATATCACCACAGGGTCGGATGACGTTGTAATAGCTGTTATTGACACCGGAGTTTTGCTCACCCATCCCGATCTGAGTGAGAACATATGGACAAATCCGGGTGAGATAATAGACGGTATTGACAATGACAATAACGGATATATTGACGACATTCACGGGTGGGACTTCTGTTCAAATGACAATGACCCGACTGACGAGAACAGTCACGGCTCTCATTGTGCCGGGATAATTGCCGGTGTCGGGAATAATTCAGTCGGCATTACAGGTGTTATGTGGAATGCAAAGATTATGCCGCTTCGTTTCCTCGATGAAAGAGGTTCAGGAGATACTTCGGATGCGATAGAGGCTATTATTTATGCCCGGAATAACGGGGCAGACATTATCAGCAATTCATGGGGCGGCGGAGGATATTCAGTTACCCTTAAAGATGCCATAGAGGATTTTGCAGGCCCTGCCATATGTTCCGCCGGAAATGATTATGGTCATAACACTGATATTTTACCAAATTACCCTGCATCTTATGACCTTGACAATATCATAGCCGTTGCTGCAACTGACAGCGATGATGACCTGGCATACTTCTCAAATTATGGCCCTGTATCTGTTGATGTCGCTGCTCCGGGGGTGAATATCTACAGTACAGTTACAGGCAGTTCATACGCCTATAAAAGAGGCACGTCAATGGCAGCACCTTATGTTTCAGGGCTTGCAGGACTTGTTCTCGCGTTAAACTCAACCCTTTCGGCAACCGAGGTTAAGGATCTGATTATTGACAATGTGGATCCGATTCCGTCACTCTCATCGGTAACGGTGTCAGGCGGAAGGATAAATGCGTTTAAAACGCTTTCTGCTGTCATTGCTCCGTCTGAACTGCCAAAAGCCAATTTCACCGCAAATATGACTGAAGGAGATCTTCCGCTTTCTGTCTCATTTACTGACCTCTCAGCCGGAGAACCGGATGTCTGGCTCTGGGACTTTGGGGACAATACAACGTCGGCAGATAGAGATCCGATGAAGGTATTTGATAAACCCGGAATATATTCAGTAAGTCTGACGGTTGCAAATTCAGAAGGGGCTGATAATCTTACAAAGACCGATTATATCAATGTAACCGGAAAAAATACTCAAATTGCATACCTGATAATGCCATCCGGAAATATAGAGCCGTCCGGCAGCGGCATATTTTCAGTCCATGCCGGCAATATTTCCGATGCAGCAGGTCTCTCCTTTGAGATTGTCTATGACCCATCTGTTATTTATGTTGAAAATATCACCTTAAACTCCACAGTTGCAGATGCAGACTTTACAGTAAATATTACAGATGGGAAAGCTGTTGCAGATCTTGCACTGACTACGCCTTTCACGTCCGGAAATGAGACTGAATTATTCTGTATCAATATCAGCGCAGCAGGGGAATATAGGAGCAATACAACACTGAACTGCCAGAATGCGACATATACTGATGATTCAGGCAGTTCTTACAGCATTGCCGTTACTGACGGAATAATCTCAATAACAATTAAAGGCGACTTCAACGGCAACGGATTTGTTGACATCGGTGACGTATCAAGGGTTGCCTATATGGTTGCCGGAAAAATACCGGAAGATATGACGGCTGACTTCAACGGCAATGGTGAGGTTGACATCGGGGATGCAGCTAAGATTGCATATTATTTCGTATGTATGATCTCAAACATATAA